From Verrucomicrobiota bacterium, a single genomic window includes:
- a CDS encoding polysaccharide biosynthesis tyrosine autokinase, whose translation MKSPTSTLENEKPLFSIGDIIAILRYRWLPGLAVGLVLAAAFAFWKMQETPIYKASATVMAEMNRDRVLTNMEDVVDPRAMRLDIAINTHFERLRSQQFAEQVAEELSETQIQQLVAPYLNPDNPEQVPNPIGVLRRSFSVSSRSGSQVLVFSGTHPNPQVAAWVPNLFAETYIRYLTALRASSSEIAITFLEEQVEAARKDVEAGEQVLQDYRRENNLISIEENQQVVSLELQGLNEALNSNRIRLVTLQSQLAQIESAGTDPTALSKIPALVDNEAIAEVVANLDRLSQERDILSQRYLERHPKMVANANEVSATLRQLEAAAKRRQTTLQETQKGTDAEIAILLDKIADVENRARELDQLAIQYTVREREVQSKRRTYERLIDRLNETQVTTQLDTTVLRIMDEATPPGSPISPSLRNTITTATIIFLICLIGIPIGLEFLDNRIRTFMDIDRVLKKPLLGEIREIENAGSKTITRGVLDEKDEILESFRNIYSNLHLKDDLPSSFAMVVTSTIPSEGKTFVAANLGEIFSRHGKKVILIDTDLRRPSLAGYLDQSNEKGLLSWLRSRKEKGNQDQQPNPLSSDDLNVVRIAENLDLLPAGGSTKSPTEALTSDALDVLISHLKEAYDIIIFDTPPAGIFPDATLLADFADTSIYVARQKKVARAAARHGISLLDRGRAPVVGVVLNGITTNPTAGQSGYGNYGYGQYGGYGYGYNYKYTYQKKYQKHYASETRGDGETVSR comes from the coding sequence ATGAAATCGCCAACATCTACACTAGAAAACGAAAAACCGCTTTTCTCCATCGGTGACATCATCGCCATCCTCCGCTACCGCTGGCTCCCTGGACTTGCGGTGGGGTTGGTCCTCGCGGCGGCATTTGCTTTTTGGAAGATGCAGGAGACCCCGATCTATAAGGCGAGCGCAACGGTAATGGCCGAGATGAATCGGGATCGGGTTCTGACCAACATGGAGGATGTCGTTGACCCGCGCGCCATGAGGCTCGACATAGCCATAAACACCCACTTTGAACGTCTGCGGAGTCAGCAATTTGCCGAACAGGTTGCCGAGGAACTGAGCGAAACACAAATCCAGCAACTGGTCGCGCCTTACCTTAACCCGGACAACCCGGAACAGGTTCCCAATCCAATCGGAGTGCTGCGGCGTTCGTTCTCGGTTTCGAGTCGAAGCGGCTCGCAAGTTCTCGTTTTTTCCGGAACACACCCCAACCCGCAAGTAGCCGCTTGGGTTCCCAATCTATTTGCAGAGACATACATTCGCTACCTAACGGCTCTCCGGGCAAGTTCGAGCGAAATCGCGATTACCTTTCTCGAGGAACAGGTCGAAGCCGCCCGCAAGGATGTCGAAGCCGGTGAGCAGGTTTTGCAGGATTACCGCCGCGAGAACAATTTGATCTCTATCGAGGAGAACCAACAAGTCGTTTCCCTTGAACTCCAAGGGTTGAACGAAGCTCTGAACAGCAACCGTATCCGGCTCGTCACCCTCCAATCGCAACTGGCCCAAATCGAATCGGCGGGAACAGACCCAACTGCACTGTCCAAGATTCCCGCGCTAGTGGACAACGAAGCCATCGCTGAGGTCGTCGCCAACCTGGATCGTCTCTCGCAGGAACGCGACATCCTCTCTCAACGCTACCTTGAACGCCACCCGAAGATGGTGGCCAACGCAAACGAGGTAAGTGCCACCCTTCGGCAGCTGGAAGCGGCGGCCAAAAGGCGGCAAACAACACTGCAGGAAACTCAGAAGGGAACTGATGCGGAGATCGCCATCCTTTTGGACAAAATCGCCGACGTGGAGAACCGCGCCCGTGAACTCGACCAGCTGGCCATCCAATATACAGTCCGGGAAAGGGAAGTGCAATCAAAGCGACGTACCTACGAAAGGCTCATCGATCGTCTAAACGAAACTCAGGTCACCACCCAGCTCGACACGACGGTTCTGCGGATCATGGACGAGGCCACCCCTCCCGGTTCGCCTATTTCCCCCTCACTTCGCAACACGATTACAACGGCGACCATCATTTTCCTGATTTGTTTGATTGGGATTCCCATTGGTCTGGAGTTTCTCGACAATCGGATTCGCACCTTCATGGATATTGATAGGGTTTTGAAGAAGCCGTTGCTTGGTGAGATTCGAGAAATCGAAAACGCAGGTTCCAAGACGATCACACGGGGTGTCCTCGATGAAAAAGACGAAATCTTGGAATCGTTTCGCAATATTTACAGCAACCTTCATTTGAAAGATGATCTGCCCTCCTCTTTTGCAATGGTGGTCACCAGCACGATCCCCTCTGAAGGAAAGACATTTGTCGCAGCTAACTTGGGCGAGATCTTTTCCCGGCACGGCAAGAAAGTGATTCTCATCGACACTGACCTTCGTCGCCCCAGCCTCGCCGGTTACTTGGACCAGTCCAATGAGAAAGGTCTCCTTTCCTGGCTGCGATCACGCAAGGAAAAAGGAAACCAGGATCAACAGCCAAATCCCCTTTCATCGGACGACTTGAACGTGGTGCGCATTGCGGAAAATCTGGACCTCCTTCCGGCAGGAGGATCGACAAAGTCACCGACCGAGGCTCTCACCAGCGACGCCCTTGACGTTCTTATCTCTCACCTCAAGGAAGCCTATGACATCATCATTTTCGACACCCCTCCGGCAGGGATTTTCCCTGATGCCACCCTTCTGGCTGATTTCGCCGACACCTCCATTTACGTCGCGCGCCAGAAAAAGGTGGCCCGCGCAGCCGCCCGCCACGGCATCTCCCTCCTCGACCGCGGCCGCGCCCCTGTAGTAGGCGTCGTCCTGAACGGGATAACCACCAACCCAACCGCCGGACAAAGCGGCTACGGCAACTACGGTTACGGCCAATACGGTGGCTACGGATACGGCTACAACTACAAATACACCTATCAAAAGAAGTATCAGAAGCATTACGCATCGGAAACGAGAGGTGACGGTGAGACCGTTAGTCGGTGA
- a CDS encoding polysaccharide biosynthesis/export family protein, producing MGEKKLLYNNWESAGSYQKGLGVTIVPPRIGDFGTFKALLSALCISLPVIMHATQTPSDAIPFTGDGTLEPVTESSQEPIVEPPTENYLLAPFDKVAIRVFDEPELDSAQRITSRGEITLPLLGTVKVAGLSIEQTKDNLERLYVEQKFLRQPAVFVAIEEFSPKRITILGEIGSPSSFELPIGANYVEIEAAIAMAGGFTDLARKSSVRVTRKSEPDGREKVEEVDMDDVLFDDEEGFATTRYRIYPGDILYVPRRFF from the coding sequence ATGGGTGAGAAGAAATTGTTGTATAATAATTGGGAATCAGCGGGTTCATATCAAAAGGGACTTGGGGTCACAATAGTGCCTCCAAGGATTGGAGATTTCGGCACCTTCAAGGCTCTCTTGTCCGCCCTCTGCATTTCACTCCCAGTGATTATGCACGCCACCCAAACTCCTTCGGACGCTATCCCGTTCACAGGGGACGGAACTTTAGAGCCGGTCACAGAAAGTTCGCAGGAACCAATTGTCGAGCCACCAACTGAGAATTACCTGTTGGCTCCTTTCGACAAAGTCGCGATTCGAGTCTTTGACGAGCCGGAACTCGATTCCGCTCAGCGGATTACTTCTCGCGGGGAGATAACATTGCCCCTTCTGGGGACCGTCAAGGTTGCCGGACTTTCCATTGAGCAGACGAAAGACAACCTCGAAAGACTTTACGTCGAGCAGAAATTTCTTCGCCAACCAGCGGTTTTCGTCGCGATCGAAGAGTTCTCACCCAAACGGATCACCATCCTGGGCGAAATCGGTTCCCCGAGCTCCTTCGAGCTTCCGATTGGAGCAAATTACGTCGAAATCGAAGCGGCCATAGCGATGGCGGGAGGCTTTACCGATCTCGCGCGGAAGTCTTCCGTCCGGGTTACCCGCAAGAGCGAACCGGACGGACGTGAGAAAGTGGAAGAAGTCGATATGGACGATGTCCTTTTCGACGATGAAGAAGGGTTCGCCACCACCCGTTACCGGATCTACCCCGGCGACATCCTTTACGTCCCTCGTCGCTTCTTCTAA
- a CDS encoding type II toxin-antitoxin system PemK/MazF family toxin — protein sequence MKIERYGIYWVDLNPVIGSEMAKTRPAIVVSDDLMNQNLDTIVVCPLTSQIHPAWRSRIQMNCAGQSSEIAVDQIRTISRRRLRRKIDQANAETTSALRSLIVEMYGSP from the coding sequence ATGAAGATTGAGCGATATGGAATCTATTGGGTGGATTTAAATCCAGTTATTGGATCGGAGATGGCAAAGACTCGTCCTGCAATCGTTGTCAGTGACGACTTAATGAATCAAAACTTGGATACGATAGTGGTCTGTCCACTCACGTCTCAGATCCACCCAGCATGGAGATCACGTATTCAGATGAACTGTGCCGGCCAAAGCTCTGAAATTGCTGTGGATCAGATCCGCACCATTAGCCGCAGGCGCCTTAGAAGAAAAATCGACCAAGCAAATGCTGAAACAACCTCAGCCCTCCGATCTCTAATCGTAGAAATGTACGGATCCCCCTAG
- a CDS encoding outer membrane beta-barrel protein has protein sequence MKTKKRLTVSLSSIAIGCSGVSFTHAQGIGNAVDLYAGVSGAVEYTDNVFLNSNEDSDTIFYLSPFVGIARDKGLVSLDGTAGVNFQKYVDFDDNDSANLFANLSGAYAGKPLSASGSIGYTQETQASGAVGTILETGNFNVNGSLKYYISDISGVSASAGYATSVSDTSGFGDTETFTVGGGGFYDYSEALSFDLGVRYRRTEVSDVNQAANDSDDIALIGGVTGDLTPTLVGNLQAGVQQRSFDNANEDDQVRPFFGAGLTWTIDSLTSVSLTGKYDYTTTVSNLSQESLILTGTLNHSFTNQLSGNVGLSFEDDNFVSTVPGQEDRDDTQWEVFGGASYQLTDWGTVGVQLSYADRDSNEDFFTYDVFSATLSASASF, from the coding sequence ATGAAAACGAAAAAGCGTCTCACCGTCTCTCTTTCCAGCATTGCCATCGGCTGTTCTGGAGTCAGCTTCACTCATGCGCAGGGGATCGGCAACGCCGTTGATCTCTATGCCGGGGTTTCTGGAGCCGTCGAATACACCGACAATGTATTCCTCAACAGCAATGAAGATTCTGACACAATCTTCTACCTCTCCCCTTTCGTCGGAATTGCACGAGACAAGGGTTTGGTCTCGCTCGATGGGACTGCTGGAGTCAACTTTCAGAAGTATGTCGACTTCGACGACAACGACTCGGCGAATCTATTCGCCAACCTAAGCGGTGCCTACGCTGGAAAGCCTCTAAGTGCCTCTGGCTCGATCGGATACACCCAGGAAACTCAGGCTAGTGGCGCAGTCGGAACCATCCTCGAGACCGGGAATTTCAACGTGAATGGTTCGCTCAAATATTACATAAGCGACATCAGTGGAGTAAGTGCCTCAGCGGGATATGCCACATCCGTATCCGACACCTCTGGCTTCGGAGACACCGAGACCTTCACTGTTGGCGGTGGAGGCTTCTACGACTACTCCGAAGCACTCTCATTCGACTTGGGCGTTCGCTACCGCAGAACCGAGGTGTCAGACGTGAACCAAGCGGCCAACGACTCCGATGACATCGCGCTGATTGGAGGAGTTACCGGTGACCTTACGCCGACCTTAGTCGGTAATCTCCAAGCGGGTGTCCAACAGAGGTCTTTTGACAACGCGAACGAGGACGACCAAGTCCGTCCGTTCTTCGGAGCAGGTCTGACGTGGACCATCGACTCGCTGACCAGCGTATCGCTGACCGGGAAATACGACTACACAACTACCGTGTCTAACCTGTCACAGGAATCGTTGATTCTTACTGGAACTCTCAATCATTCCTTTACCAATCAATTGAGCGGCAATGTGGGACTCAGTTTTGAAGACGACAATTTTGTCTCGACCGTTCCCGGCCAAGAAGACCGCGACGATACGCAGTGGGAAGTGTTTGGCGGAGCAAGCTACCAACTGACCGATTGGGGAACCGTAGGTGTTCAACTCAGCTACGCTGACCGCGATTCGAACGAGGATTTCTTCACTTATGATGTCTTCAGCGCTACGCTGTCTGCCTCTGCTTCGTTCTAA
- the bamD gene encoding outer membrane protein assembly factor BamD, with protein MKPLLTTLALLFYLPIASYAVFDWFRSDEDVDYSVPTREELDEADRLYSEALDEREAGNSKAALRPLRKILLDYSNTPFAGDALFLAAEIEMEQGDLEEAFKNFQKIVNRYPGYERFNAVIANQFEIASMYMGGASSNMFGFEQPDTAIEYFEVVIKNSPYSDYAPLALMNIALISQQKSDEELAIDALDRLITLYPRSLLTPDAYFAMAQIFASLIQGPEYDQGSTLEALNYYQDFLILFPRSQYVDDAEEGLRQVSEIYAQSKLMTAEFYYVNRHNEEAARVFYNETITVAPETEAADIARQRIQRMDEGRSPPRFKIKPKSDDIHAQVQQFFNQRWRARDLEDLQDDSVLRDGL; from the coding sequence ATGAAGCCACTACTCACTACCTTAGCGCTACTATTCTACCTCCCCATCGCCTCCTACGCGGTGTTTGACTGGTTCAGGAGCGACGAAGACGTCGACTACTCCGTTCCGACACGCGAGGAACTTGATGAAGCAGATCGGCTTTACAGTGAGGCACTGGACGAAAGAGAGGCGGGCAACTCGAAGGCAGCTCTCCGCCCACTGCGAAAGATCCTCCTCGATTACTCGAATACTCCCTTTGCGGGAGACGCCCTTTTCCTTGCCGCAGAAATCGAAATGGAGCAGGGAGATCTGGAAGAAGCCTTCAAGAACTTTCAGAAAATCGTAAATCGCTACCCCGGCTACGAACGGTTCAATGCGGTGATCGCAAATCAGTTCGAGATCGCCTCAATGTACATGGGCGGAGCGTCCTCCAACATGTTTGGTTTCGAACAACCGGATACTGCGATTGAGTATTTTGAAGTCGTTATCAAAAACTCCCCTTACAGCGATTACGCCCCGCTCGCGCTCATGAACATCGCCTTGATCTCCCAACAGAAAAGCGATGAGGAGCTCGCCATCGATGCTCTCGATCGATTGATCACTCTCTACCCTAGATCGCTCCTTACTCCGGATGCTTACTTCGCCATGGCCCAGATTTTTGCAAGTTTGATTCAAGGCCCGGAGTACGATCAGGGTTCCACCCTCGAAGCGCTCAACTACTACCAGGACTTTCTGATCCTTTTCCCCCGCAGCCAATATGTGGACGACGCGGAGGAAGGGCTTCGTCAGGTCAGCGAAATTTACGCACAGAGTAAGCTCATGACCGCCGAGTTCTATTACGTGAACCGGCACAACGAGGAGGCCGCGCGAGTCTTTTACAACGAGACAATCACAGTGGCTCCCGAAACAGAAGCAGCCGACATCGCTCGACAAAGGATCCAGCGGATGGATGAGGGCAGATCTCCACCACGCTTCAAAATTAAGCCGAAGAGTGACGATATCCACGCTCAAGTTCAGCAGTTCTTCAACCAGCGGTGGCGCGCCCGTGATTTGGAAGATTTACAGGATGATTCGGTGCTGAGGGACGGTCTCTAA
- the rsfS gene encoding ribosome silencing factor, producing the protein MTLDIETETLAELKACVEALEDRKAENTRILDVRGKSSITDFLIICSGTSTPHLRALCGAAEKAMFHSPGKVSRHRDEFESGWVVSDGIDFVVHIFTEEMRDLFRLEALWKDAPSISLDTLSAA; encoded by the coding sequence ATGACCCTCGACATTGAAACCGAGACCCTCGCAGAGCTCAAAGCCTGCGTCGAAGCCCTAGAAGACCGAAAGGCAGAAAATACCCGAATCCTCGACGTGCGAGGAAAATCCTCGATCACCGATTTTCTGATCATTTGCTCGGGAACCTCTACTCCACACCTCCGTGCTCTCTGCGGTGCCGCGGAGAAGGCTATGTTCCACAGCCCTGGAAAGGTGTCCCGTCATCGGGATGAATTTGAGAGCGGATGGGTCGTTTCCGATGGCATCGACTTTGTGGTTCACATCTTCACCGAGGAAATGAGGGATCTCTTCCGATTGGAAGCTCTTTGGAAAGATGCGCCAAGTATCTCCCTCGACACACTGTCCGCAGCGTAA
- a CDS encoding helix-turn-helix transcriptional regulator gives MQNTANGTRVGANAGPTVDSTPEPRSSSVITFDSAALPSVASSYRLSKREVEVLHWVMEAKSDSEIATILSISHRTVNHHVGSILRKIGVENRVAACRIAWEAQLKSGTES, from the coding sequence ATGCAAAACACTGCAAATGGTACCAGGGTGGGCGCAAATGCGGGGCCAACGGTTGATTCCACGCCTGAGCCAAGGTCTTCCTCAGTCATCACTTTTGACAGTGCTGCCCTTCCGTCGGTTGCAAGTAGCTACAGGCTGTCAAAGAGAGAAGTAGAGGTTTTACATTGGGTTATGGAGGCAAAGAGTGACTCGGAAATCGCTACGATTCTGAGTATCAGTCACCGGACGGTAAACCATCACGTTGGGAGCATACTTCGAAAGATCGGGGTCGAAAACCGTGTTGCGGCGTGCCGCATTGCATGGGAGGCGCAATTGAAAAGCGGAACTGAGTCATGA
- a CDS encoding exopolysaccharide biosynthesis polyprenyl glycosylphosphotransferase translates to MIGNRLEGVRLLKVWVQAAAVFCTFWFWYVGFFSLYAGGSLPSPAHYTIYSVIAFGAVIFERLLRDHSKAIAPAYQSHERSVLITARQTGFVACAFLLVAFIAKDKTISRAFILSLLAVLPASLLLANHYILPRLTRQFFLGNRRLRTVLIGEPAEVRRNLEWFRKQESLGMEIVGYIGNGVDGVAIDGIAHLGARTELESTLKRIGPSTAVFLDPPDVCTDLIAHKEIGDNLGIRIVHVWDFQAHFGIVPILHTESGLQFLGFLSEPLESPFNRLAKRVFDIAVALPVCLFVLPPLALCVWLTQRSQSPGSLFFVQDRRGQEGRTFRMLKFRTMREDNPDEARQATREDGRVFSAGRILRKLSIDEFPQFINVLLGDMSIVGPRPHLADHDERFATVFHGYRLRSFVKPGITGLAQVRGFRGLVEEDSDVQKRAESDLQYLEHWSLILDATIVLRTFAKLFHASKNAL, encoded by the coding sequence ATGATCGGGAATCGTTTAGAGGGAGTGCGGCTTTTGAAGGTCTGGGTACAGGCGGCAGCCGTCTTCTGCACGTTCTGGTTCTGGTATGTTGGATTTTTCAGCCTTTACGCTGGAGGAAGCCTACCCAGCCCAGCACACTACACGATCTACTCTGTGATTGCGTTCGGTGCAGTTATTTTCGAGCGGCTTCTGCGAGACCACTCCAAAGCGATTGCACCAGCCTACCAATCTCATGAGCGAAGTGTTCTCATCACCGCCCGCCAGACAGGTTTCGTTGCCTGCGCATTTTTGCTCGTGGCCTTTATCGCGAAGGACAAGACGATTTCCCGGGCCTTCATTCTGTCTCTTCTCGCGGTCCTTCCGGCCAGCCTCTTACTTGCGAATCATTACATTTTGCCGCGGCTGACTCGCCAGTTCTTTCTCGGCAATCGTCGCTTGCGAACCGTATTGATCGGCGAGCCTGCCGAAGTCCGCAGGAATCTCGAATGGTTCCGTAAGCAAGAATCCTTGGGTATGGAAATCGTTGGCTACATCGGAAACGGGGTAGACGGTGTAGCAATCGACGGGATTGCCCACCTGGGTGCCAGAACCGAACTTGAATCCACTCTCAAACGAATCGGTCCGTCCACTGCAGTATTTCTCGACCCACCAGATGTCTGCACCGATTTGATCGCCCATAAGGAAATTGGCGACAATCTAGGGATCAGAATCGTTCACGTTTGGGACTTTCAGGCACATTTTGGAATTGTTCCCATTCTTCACACGGAAAGCGGCCTGCAATTTCTTGGGTTTCTCTCCGAGCCTCTGGAGAGCCCCTTCAACCGCCTAGCCAAAAGGGTCTTCGACATCGCGGTTGCCCTACCGGTCTGCCTTTTCGTCCTTCCGCCCCTAGCCCTTTGCGTATGGCTAACCCAAAGATCCCAATCGCCCGGTAGTTTGTTTTTCGTGCAGGATCGTCGTGGTCAGGAGGGTAGAACGTTCCGTATGCTCAAGTTCAGAACGATGCGAGAAGACAATCCCGACGAGGCCCGCCAAGCCACGCGAGAAGACGGCCGTGTTTTCTCTGCTGGACGTATCCTGCGCAAGTTGAGCATCGACGAGTTCCCACAGTTCATCAATGTGTTATTAGGGGATATGAGCATTGTTGGGCCCCGTCCGCACCTCGCCGATCATGACGAGCGTTTTGCCACTGTCTTCCACGGGTATCGCCTCCGTTCCTTTGTCAAACCGGGCATCACCGGTCTTGCTCAGGTCCGCGGTTTCCGAGGATTGGTCGAGGAAGATTCTGATGTGCAGAAGCGCGCCGAATCAGACCTGCAATACCTCGAGCACTGGAGCCTGATCCTCGACGCCACCATTGTCCTAAGAACTTTCGCCAAACTTTTCCATGCCTCCAAAAACGCACTCTAA
- a CDS encoding AbrB/MazE/SpoVT family DNA-binding domain-containing protein: MKTTTKLTKIGNSQGIRLSKELLGRYAISDALEMETTPDSIILRPLTNTKTTWESTYREMARSEEDWSSWDTLSEDGIPNED, from the coding sequence ATGAAAACGACTACAAAGCTCACCAAGATCGGTAATTCTCAAGGGATCCGACTAAGCAAAGAATTGCTCGGGCGATATGCAATCTCAGATGCTCTAGAGATGGAAACGACCCCTGATTCCATCATTCTGCGTCCTCTCACGAACACTAAGACAACTTGGGAATCTACCTACCGGGAGATGGCTCGGTCTGAGGAAGACTGGTCTTCTTGGGATACCTTGTCCGAGGACGGTATACCGAATGAAGATTGA
- a CDS encoding four helix bundle protein, translated as MKIHLIEDLDTYREAFDFQQSIFEKSKSWPREESYSLIDQIRRSSRSVGASLSEAWAKREYPAHFHSKLTDSDSELLETGHWLRTARSCGYLSDEDFQKLKEQRDTLGRRIGKMIQTSNNFCSPRKK; from the coding sequence ATGAAAATCCACCTAATCGAAGACCTCGACACCTATCGGGAGGCTTTTGATTTTCAGCAGAGTATTTTTGAGAAGTCTAAATCTTGGCCTCGAGAAGAAAGTTACTCCCTCATTGATCAGATCAGACGCTCCTCGCGCTCTGTTGGAGCCTCCTTGTCCGAAGCTTGGGCAAAGCGAGAGTATCCAGCACATTTCCACAGCAAACTAACCGATTCTGACAGCGAATTGTTAGAAACCGGCCATTGGCTAAGGACGGCCAGATCCTGCGGCTACCTATCTGACGAGGATTTTCAAAAGCTAAAAGAGCAGCGTGACACCCTAGGCCGCAGAATCGGAAAAATGATCCAGACCTCCAACAATTTCTGTAGCCCACGAAAAAAATAG
- a CDS encoding NAD(P)-binding protein: MARELRIVGGGLAGLSLAVALSKKGYPVTVFEAGQLPRHRVCGEFICGVSDQTLKTLGIEEDFSGALIHRESVWRDGEGREIYRAKLPRTATGISRHLLDYRLVERIRRQGGEVHLGERWRGDVAEEGTVFASGRLAERTDWLGFKMHIKGDLPSELSLFLGDEGYVGLSAVEGGYWNICGLFRKRDGVRGSKEAILGHYADKCSMPAVSDLLAGSKIQEGSAAGVAGVSFALPQQENGSMRIGDAWAVIPPFTGNGMSIALESAETAIAPLSDWMEGSASWSEVVGETARAHERKFLRRLRVANFIHPWLLRSKRRPFLNLAAKSRLLPFQSLFSLTH; the protein is encoded by the coding sequence ATGGCTCGTGAACTGAGGATCGTTGGCGGGGGGCTCGCGGGACTTTCCCTCGCGGTGGCATTGTCCAAGAAAGGATACCCGGTCACGGTGTTTGAGGCGGGACAGCTCCCCCGTCACCGAGTCTGTGGGGAATTTATTTGTGGAGTTTCTGATCAGACGCTGAAGACGCTCGGTATTGAAGAGGATTTCTCCGGTGCGCTCATTCATCGTGAATCGGTTTGGAGGGATGGCGAGGGAAGGGAGATTTACAGAGCAAAGTTACCCCGTACGGCGACGGGGATTTCGCGGCATCTTCTCGATTATCGTTTGGTGGAGAGAATTCGACGACAAGGCGGGGAGGTTCACCTCGGAGAGCGTTGGCGGGGAGACGTTGCGGAAGAAGGAACGGTTTTTGCCTCGGGTCGTCTCGCCGAGCGAACGGATTGGCTGGGTTTCAAGATGCACATCAAGGGGGATCTGCCTTCCGAGCTTTCACTCTTTCTCGGAGATGAGGGTTATGTGGGTTTGTCCGCAGTGGAAGGAGGCTACTGGAATATTTGCGGATTATTTCGGAAGAGGGATGGCGTGAGGGGTAGTAAAGAGGCGATCCTTGGCCACTACGCCGATAAATGTAGCATGCCTGCTGTTTCTGACCTTCTTGCGGGATCCAAAATTCAGGAGGGTAGCGCGGCCGGCGTGGCGGGTGTTTCCTTTGCACTACCTCAACAAGAGAACGGCTCAATGAGAATCGGAGATGCATGGGCGGTGATTCCGCCGTTTACGGGGAATGGCATGTCGATCGCACTCGAGTCGGCAGAGACTGCCATCGCGCCGCTTTCGGATTGGATGGAGGGCTCAGCATCGTGGTCAGAGGTTGTCGGAGAAACGGCAAGAGCCCACGAAAGAAAGTTCCTTCGCCGACTGCGTGTCGCCAATTTTATCCATCCTTGGCTACTTCGTTCAAAGAGGCGTCCATTTCTCAACCTAGCGGCAAAAAGCAGACTCCTACCTTTTCAAAGCCTCTTTTCCCTTACTCACTAG
- a CDS encoding beta-ketoacyl-ACP synthase III: MSNQDERIFVRGTGSYAPEKVLTNEDISKFVDTTDEWIVTRTGIRERRIAADDEATSDMAVKAARKAIKMAKIELEAIDAIIIATLTPDMLFPSTACLVQKELGLGPIPAFDVDAACSGFVYGLEVARGILKGNPAYRNVLLVGAEKLSSIIDWEDRSTCVLFGDAAGAVVLSKDKSAGGGELLGVKLGADGNSAPLIHMPGGGSKIPATRDSVDGRKHFLKMNGREVFKLAVRAMVKGAYDILEQCEVKIEDVGCVIPHQANIRIIESVAQHMKLPMSLFPNNLHLYGNTSAASVPLALDEAIRGGRIKDEEYVVMIAFGAGLTWGSTLMKWNTPQ; the protein is encoded by the coding sequence ATGTCCAATCAGGATGAACGCATTTTCGTCAGAGGTACGGGGTCCTACGCTCCGGAAAAAGTCCTGACCAACGAGGATATCTCAAAATTCGTCGATACAACTGATGAGTGGATCGTCACCCGAACGGGAATCCGTGAGCGAAGAATTGCGGCAGACGATGAAGCAACGAGTGACATGGCTGTCAAAGCCGCGCGGAAAGCCATCAAGATGGCGAAGATCGAGCTCGAGGCGATCGACGCCATCATTATTGCCACCCTAACTCCCGACATGCTCTTTCCATCGACCGCTTGTCTGGTCCAAAAGGAGCTCGGGCTCGGTCCCATACCGGCATTTGATGTGGACGCCGCCTGTTCCGGATTCGTTTACGGACTTGAGGTCGCCCGCGGCATTTTGAAGGGAAATCCGGCCTACCGAAACGTTCTCCTTGTCGGTGCTGAGAAGCTGAGCTCCATTATCGATTGGGAGGATCGCTCGACCTGCGTCCTTTTTGGAGATGCTGCAGGTGCCGTTGTGCTCTCCAAAGACAAATCTGCAGGCGGCGGCGAACTCCTCGGCGTAAAACTCGGGGCCGACGGTAACTCTGCCCCTCTGATCCATATGCCGGGGGGTGGTTCAAAGATTCCGGCCACTCGCGACTCCGTCGATGGAAGAAAACATTTCCTAAAGATGAACGGCAGGGAGGTCTTCAAGCTTGCCGTGCGTGCCATGGTAAAAGGAGCTTACGACATTCTTGAGCAGTGCGAAGTAAAGATCGAGGATGTTGGATGCGTCATTCCTCATCAGGCCAATATTCGCATCATTGAAAGTGTCGCCCAACACATGAAGCTCCCTATGAGCCTTTTCCCCAATAACCTCCATCTCTATGGAAATACCTCAGCCGCCTCAGTTCCACTGGCACTCGACGAGGCCATTCGGGGAGGGCGAATCAAAGACGAAGAATACGTGGTTATGATTGCCTTTGGTGCTGGTCTCACATGGGGTTCTACTCTAATGAAATGGAACACTCCTCAATGA